In Candidatus Defluviibacterium haderslevense, the following are encoded in one genomic region:
- the metH gene encoding methionine synthase: MDTKQILKDIAAQRILVLDGAMGTMIQQYTLTETDFRGEKLKDHPFDVKGNNELLSLSRPDIIYDIHKAYLEAGSDIIETNTFSATAVAQADYHLSHLAYELNVASAKIARKAVDDFMVLHPGQHRFVAGALGPTNRTASMSPDVNRPAFRSIYFDELKRAYYDQALGLVDGGVDILLVETIFDTLNAKAAIYAIEELFELKQQKWPVIISGTITDASGRTLSGQTVEAFYTSVNHIELFAIGLNCALGAKEMRPHLQELSRIAHCRISAYPNAGLPNELGGYDQSPNEMKDYIRDFAAQGFVNIIGGCCGTTPDHIRNMAQAVIGISPRPIPTDIHHYTTLSGMEPLVFRPELLFVNVGERTNVTGSKAFSKLILNNKFEEALAVARQQVEAGAQIIDVNMDEGLLDSEAAMVEYLNLIASEPEIVRVPVMIDSSKWNVIEAGLKCLQGKCIVNSISLKEGEAKFLEQAVKVKRYGAAVVVMAFDELGQADTTERKVSICERAYHLLIDRIGFKPEDIIFDPNIFAVATGIEEHNNYAIYFIEATKEIKRRCPGVKISGGVSNLSFSYRGNETIRQVMHSAFLYHAIQAGMDMGIVNAGMIDVYDDIPKDLLLLVEDVLFNRRPDATERLTNFAETIQKKDKNAEKTEEVWRQKNIEERIKYSLVRGISDFIIQDAEEARQLLGKPIHVIEGPLMDGMNEVGDLFGAGKMFLPQVVKSARVMKQAVAYLTPFMDLEKDGTTKAKGKVLLATVKGDVHDIGKNIVGVVLACNSYEIHDMGVMVSCDRILEKAKEINADIIGLSGLITPSLDEMVFVASEMERTGFKLPLIIGGATTSKLHTAIKIENQYHGHVVHVLDASRAVTVVSNLLSEEPNVTEQYMSDIRAEYERVRIQRQNRQLTKELLSIQDARQNKWRTDWTAAIIKKPNRLGILTYDSLDLKDIVSYIDWTPFFQSWELAGRYPDILTDEVVGKEASKLYEDAIVLLEQILKDKLITAKAVIGLFPAQSVGDDVEVNINAQYLNEDPINSNPQNIPLHHLRQQIKKASGQANFCLSDFIAPKESGIQDYIGAFAVSAGFGVDELVNKYEQAHDDYNAILVKAIADRLAEAATEYMHHLVRTQVWGYDSDAGLSNDDFIQEKYKGIRPAPGYPACPDHTEKDTLWQLLNVKENIGIQLTESKAMYPAASVSGWYFAHPESKYFGISEITSDQLHDYCERKKWDIATGNKWLSPLLS, encoded by the coding sequence ATGGATACCAAACAAATACTTAAAGATATTGCCGCTCAGAGAATCCTTGTATTGGATGGTGCGATGGGCACTATGATCCAACAATATACATTGACCGAAACAGATTTCAGGGGAGAAAAACTTAAAGATCACCCATTTGATGTTAAGGGGAATAATGAGCTGTTATCACTAAGTAGACCTGATATCATTTATGATATCCATAAAGCCTATTTGGAGGCAGGCTCAGATATTATCGAAACCAATACATTTAGTGCTACTGCAGTGGCACAAGCTGATTATCATCTTTCTCATTTGGCTTATGAGTTGAATGTTGCTTCAGCCAAAATAGCTAGAAAGGCAGTAGATGATTTTATGGTGCTTCATCCCGGACAACATCGTTTTGTAGCGGGTGCTTTAGGTCCTACCAATAGAACGGCTAGTATGTCGCCTGACGTCAATCGTCCAGCTTTTAGATCCATCTATTTTGATGAATTGAAACGCGCCTACTACGATCAGGCTTTGGGACTAGTAGACGGCGGAGTAGATATACTTTTAGTGGAAACCATTTTTGACACACTGAACGCAAAAGCAGCTATTTATGCGATCGAGGAATTGTTTGAACTTAAACAACAAAAATGGCCTGTTATTATATCTGGAACAATTACAGATGCCAGTGGAAGAACCTTAAGTGGTCAAACGGTTGAAGCCTTCTACACTTCTGTCAATCATATTGAATTATTTGCTATAGGATTGAATTGCGCTCTAGGTGCTAAGGAAATGCGGCCACATCTTCAGGAGTTGTCCAGAATAGCTCACTGTAGGATCAGTGCCTACCCAAACGCAGGTTTACCCAATGAATTGGGTGGATATGACCAGAGTCCCAATGAAATGAAGGATTATATTCGGGATTTTGCTGCTCAGGGTTTTGTCAATATTATTGGTGGTTGCTGTGGAACAACTCCCGATCATATCCGGAATATGGCTCAGGCTGTTATCGGTATATCTCCAAGACCGATTCCAACAGATATACATCATTATACCACATTATCCGGTATGGAGCCTTTGGTTTTTAGGCCAGAATTATTATTTGTCAATGTTGGTGAACGAACCAATGTGACTGGTTCCAAAGCTTTTTCTAAATTAATACTCAATAATAAATTTGAAGAAGCTCTAGCGGTGGCGCGGCAACAAGTAGAGGCAGGGGCACAAATCATCGATGTCAATATGGATGAAGGTCTCTTAGATAGTGAAGCAGCCATGGTGGAGTATCTCAATCTAATCGCATCCGAACCTGAAATCGTACGGGTACCCGTTATGATTGACTCTTCGAAATGGAATGTTATCGAGGCCGGTCTAAAATGTCTTCAGGGAAAATGTATCGTTAATTCAATTTCTTTGAAAGAAGGTGAAGCCAAATTTTTAGAACAAGCGGTCAAAGTAAAAAGATATGGAGCTGCTGTTGTGGTTATGGCGTTTGATGAATTGGGTCAGGCTGATACCACAGAGCGTAAAGTAAGTATATGTGAAAGAGCCTATCACTTATTAATAGATAGGATAGGATTTAAACCTGAAGATATCATATTTGATCCCAATATTTTTGCAGTGGCTACAGGTATTGAAGAACATAATAATTATGCCATTTATTTTATTGAAGCTACAAAAGAAATAAAACGACGATGCCCTGGTGTAAAAATAAGTGGTGGTGTAAGTAACCTTTCTTTTTCATACAGAGGTAATGAGACCATACGTCAAGTTATGCATTCTGCTTTTTTATATCATGCCATTCAAGCAGGAATGGATATGGGTATCGTTAATGCAGGTATGATAGATGTCTATGATGATATACCAAAAGATCTGCTTCTACTTGTTGAAGATGTTTTGTTCAATAGAAGGCCTGATGCAACAGAACGATTAACGAATTTTGCCGAGACGATACAGAAGAAAGATAAGAACGCAGAAAAAACGGAAGAGGTATGGCGTCAAAAAAATATAGAAGAGCGAATTAAATATTCTCTCGTAAGAGGAATTTCGGATTTCATTATTCAAGATGCAGAAGAAGCCAGACAATTGTTGGGCAAACCCATTCATGTTATTGAGGGACCATTAATGGATGGTATGAATGAAGTAGGAGATTTATTTGGTGCTGGTAAAATGTTTTTACCGCAGGTTGTAAAATCTGCACGCGTGATGAAACAAGCGGTCGCATATCTGACACCATTTATGGATTTAGAAAAAGATGGTACAACAAAAGCTAAAGGGAAAGTTTTATTAGCTACGGTCAAAGGAGATGTTCATGATATTGGAAAAAATATTGTTGGCGTTGTGTTAGCATGTAACAGTTATGAAATTCATGATATGGGCGTCATGGTATCTTGTGATCGCATCCTTGAGAAAGCAAAAGAAATTAATGCGGATATCATAGGTTTAAGTGGACTTATTACACCTTCACTGGATGAAATGGTTTTTGTGGCATCTGAGATGGAACGAACAGGTTTCAAGTTGCCATTAATCATTGGTGGAGCAACTACATCGAAATTACACACAGCTATAAAAATTGAAAACCAATATCATGGACATGTGGTTCATGTTTTGGATGCTTCCAGGGCCGTAACTGTTGTGTCTAATTTATTATCAGAGGAGCCGAATGTTACAGAGCAATATATGTCGGACATAAGGGCAGAATATGAGCGTGTAAGAATTCAAAGACAGAACCGGCAATTAACTAAAGAATTGCTAAGCATCCAAGATGCCAGACAAAATAAATGGCGTACTGATTGGACCGCAGCGATAATAAAAAAACCAAATCGATTAGGTATCCTTACATATGATTCATTGGATTTAAAAGACATCGTTTCTTATATTGATTGGACCCCATTTTTCCAGAGTTGGGAATTGGCAGGCCGGTATCCGGATATTCTAACCGATGAAGTGGTCGGAAAAGAAGCCTCCAAACTATATGAAGATGCGATCGTATTATTGGAACAAATATTAAAAGATAAACTCATTACAGCTAAAGCAGTCATTGGATTATTTCCTGCCCAAAGTGTAGGTGATGATGTTGAAGTAAATATTAATGCTCAATATTTGAATGAAGATCCAATTAATTCAAATCCTCAAAATATACCATTGCATCATTTGCGTCAACAAATTAAAAAAGCATCAGGACAAGCCAATTTTTGTTTATCAGATTTTATTGCACCCAAGGAATCAGGGATTCAAGATTATATTGGTGCTTTTGCAGTCAGTGCTGGATTTGGAGTTGATGAATTGGTGAACAAGTATGAACAAGCGCATGATGATTATAATGCCATACTTGTAAAGGCCATTGCTGACCGATTGGCTGAAGCCGCGACTGAATATATGCATCATTTGGTTCGAACACAAGTATGGGGATATGATTCGGACGCTGGATTAAGCAATGATGATTTTATTCAAGAAAAATATAAGGGTATCAGACCTGCTCCTGGATATCCAGCATGTCCGGATCACACAGAAAAAGACACCTTGTGGCAATTATTAAATGTCAAAGAAAACATTGGTATTCAACTTACAGAAAGCAAAGCGATGTATCCTGCGGCTTCAGTAAGTGGATGGTATTTCGCACATCCTGAATCTAAGTATTTTGGTATTAGTGAAATAACTTCAGATCAATTACACGATTATTGTGAACGAAAAAAATGGGATATTGCTACGGGGAATAAGTGGTTGAGTCCATTGTTGAGTTGA
- a CDS encoding von Willebrand factor type A domain-containing protein: protein MKSIIYLLWFILPIIDDININQTGQLTGTVKDENEEAIIHAKIIASINGKSVDSTLTDFNGNFNLTLAPGEYKIDVIYIGYSSYSINKIIIDSNTIPPLNITLKMVMLLDAIEITQFRVPLIETDKTTSDQTIKNSSKSHLRAKLGIHNKNTNKKIKSTNEVRPTYESYAKQTENDFKDVDHHPLSTFSLDVDRASYTNVKRFIENGQQPPEDAVRIEEMVNYFDYLYKEPTDDKPFETYTEIGPCPWNKDHELLLIGTKTKSIIAKNLPPANLVFLIDVSGSMGTPNKLPLVKESLNLLVDQMREQDLISIVVYAGSSGLALPPTSGEEKTKIKNTINLLESGGSTAGGAGIELAYKTAIENFKTNGNNRVILATDGDFNVGISNENDLERLIEDKRKSGVFLTCLGFGMGNYKDSKLEILADKGNGQYAYINDIKEAKKIFIHEFGGTLYTVAKDVKTQIEFNPKYVASYRLIGYENRLLNDEDFKDDTKDAGEIGAGHCVTILYEIINSKNKIPQERKIDPLKYQSSNKSTSFDNEYALIKYRYKKPNENKSMELVKPIVYDQSKTSSITDNMLLSSSVAMFGMILNNSKHLKHGSIKSVISLANQIKMNDEYKYIEEYKTLLQAYHSIVTR, encoded by the coding sequence ATGAAAAGCATAATATATTTATTGTGGTTTATATTACCTATAATAGATGACATAAACATAAACCAAACCGGACAATTAACCGGAACTGTCAAAGATGAAAATGAAGAAGCAATAATTCATGCAAAAATTATTGCCTCAATAAATGGCAAATCTGTTGATTCGACATTAACAGATTTCAATGGCAATTTCAACTTAACATTAGCTCCTGGAGAATATAAAATTGATGTTATATATATTGGTTATAGTTCTTATTCAATAAATAAAATAATAATTGATTCCAATACTATACCTCCTTTAAATATAACATTAAAAATGGTCATGTTGTTGGATGCAATTGAAATAACTCAATTTAGAGTTCCTTTAATAGAAACGGATAAAACTACAAGTGATCAAACAATAAAAAATAGTTCAAAAAGTCATTTAAGAGCTAAGCTTGGTATTCATAATAAAAATACTAATAAAAAAATAAAATCTACTAATGAGGTAAGACCAACTTATGAATCATACGCAAAACAAACTGAAAATGACTTCAAAGATGTAGATCACCATCCTTTATCAACATTTTCGCTAGACGTAGATCGGGCATCTTATACAAATGTAAAAAGATTTATTGAAAATGGTCAACAACCTCCAGAAGATGCCGTAAGAATTGAAGAAATGGTGAATTATTTTGATTATCTTTATAAAGAACCAACAGATGACAAACCATTTGAAACGTATACAGAGATTGGTCCATGCCCTTGGAATAAAGATCATGAATTATTACTTATTGGAACAAAGACTAAATCTATTATAGCAAAAAACCTACCTCCAGCTAATTTAGTTTTTCTGATTGATGTATCTGGTTCGATGGGCACTCCTAATAAATTACCTTTAGTAAAAGAATCTCTAAATCTATTGGTTGACCAAATGCGCGAACAAGATTTAATTTCAATAGTCGTTTATGCTGGGAGTTCAGGTTTAGCATTACCACCCACTTCAGGAGAAGAAAAAACCAAAATCAAAAACACTATAAATCTATTAGAATCTGGTGGCTCAACTGCTGGTGGTGCCGGAATTGAACTTGCATACAAAACAGCTATTGAAAATTTTAAAACCAATGGAAATAATAGAGTAATCCTTGCTACAGATGGTGATTTTAATGTAGGAATTAGCAATGAAAATGATCTTGAAAGATTAATTGAAGATAAAAGAAAATCAGGCGTCTTTCTTACATGTTTGGGATTTGGGATGGGAAATTATAAAGATTCCAAATTAGAAATACTGGCCGATAAAGGCAATGGGCAATACGCTTATATAAATGATATAAAGGAAGCTAAAAAAATATTTATTCATGAATTTGGAGGAACCCTTTATACTGTGGCAAAAGATGTAAAAACACAAATAGAATTTAATCCAAAATATGTTGCATCATATAGATTAATTGGTTATGAAAACAGATTATTGAACGATGAGGATTTCAAAGATGACACGAAAGATGCAGGAGAAATAGGCGCTGGACATTGCGTAACCATCCTTTATGAAATTATCAATAGTAAAAATAAAATTCCCCAAGAAAGGAAGATTGATCCATTAAAATATCAGAGTTCAAATAAATCCACTTCATTTGACAATGAATATGCATTGATTAAATACAGATATAAAAAGCCGAATGAAAACAAGAGCATGGAATTAGTTAAACCCATAGTATATGATCAATCAAAAACCTCATCCATTACCGACAACATGTTATTATCCAGCTCAGTGGCGATGTTCGGAATGATATTAAACAATTCTAAACATTTAAAACATGGATCCATTAAAAGTGTTATCTCATTAGCTAATCAAATCAAGATGAATGATGAGTATAAATACATTGAAGAGTATAAAACATTATTGCAAGCCTATCACTCAATTGTAACGAGATAA
- a CDS encoding T9SS type A sorting domain-containing protein, translating into MNQYCAILLFIFSFFSNSFSQVKFYKTIGGTKDDFGSFALQTIDGGFIVAGSTESFGEGVLDIHINKTDAQGNLLWTKTYGGKGVDYCSAVQETKDGGFILVGTSDISSPSNSDVYLIMTDANGTILWSKTIGGNGNDIAYSILQTSDGGFIFAGSTESFSLGSRDIYLIKTDSIGNVLWSKSTGGIGNEVAFTIRQTNDGGYILIGDTYSFGVGGVDILLLKIDSNGSILWSKTYGGLGDDFGRDVLQSADGGYMIAGFGDSFALGKSDFYLIKVDFQGNVIWSKSYGEAGDEVSSSVQQTLVGNIVIFGTSQSFKVENPDLFIIKVDLNGKVLWSKTMGGEINDLPESIENTKDGGFIICGTGGFMNRDDYDILLIKTDNLASSGCNEQLQNTIGSIAGVQTTNPTLILTSRNNRLTSPASITKSSGIINTICTSVGINELTQEIPFLILPNPSNGNFIINFNYMIEEGRIELFNCLGDKIYSDIINKSFKKSIHLKNIEDGIYMAKIYDKVKYEIKKIMIQDNY; encoded by the coding sequence ATGAATCAATACTGTGCTATTTTACTTTTTATATTTTCCTTCTTCTCAAATTCCTTTTCTCAAGTTAAATTTTATAAGACTATTGGAGGTACAAAAGACGATTTTGGCAGTTTTGCTTTGCAGACTATTGATGGAGGTTTTATCGTAGCTGGTTCTACAGAAAGTTTTGGTGAAGGAGTATTAGATATTCATATAAACAAAACTGATGCTCAAGGAAACCTTTTATGGACTAAAACATATGGTGGAAAAGGAGTTGATTATTGTAGTGCCGTTCAAGAAACTAAGGACGGTGGATTTATATTAGTAGGCACAAGCGATATTAGTTCGCCAAGTAATTCTGATGTTTATCTAATTATGACTGATGCAAATGGAACAATTCTTTGGTCAAAAACAATTGGAGGTAATGGTAATGATATTGCATATTCAATACTTCAAACATCAGATGGTGGATTCATATTTGCCGGATCCACTGAAAGTTTTTCTTTAGGAAGTAGAGATATCTATTTGATCAAGACTGATTCTATTGGAAATGTTCTTTGGTCAAAAAGTACAGGTGGAATTGGTAATGAAGTTGCTTTTACAATCCGCCAAACAAATGATGGAGGATACATACTGATAGGAGATACGTATAGTTTTGGAGTTGGAGGTGTCGATATATTATTATTAAAAATAGATTCTAACGGATCTATTCTTTGGTCAAAAACGTACGGAGGACTAGGTGATGATTTTGGTAGAGATGTTTTACAATCTGCTGATGGAGGATATATGATTGCAGGCTTTGGCGATAGTTTTGCATTGGGTAAAAGTGATTTTTATTTGATAAAAGTCGATTTTCAAGGCAATGTAATTTGGTCAAAATCTTATGGAGAAGCTGGTGATGAAGTAAGTAGTTCGGTTCAACAAACTTTAGTCGGAAACATTGTTATTTTTGGGACATCACAAAGTTTTAAAGTTGAGAATCCTGATTTATTTATAATAAAAGTGGACTTAAATGGAAAAGTGCTGTGGTCCAAAACTATGGGAGGGGAAATTAATGATCTTCCTGAATCAATAGAAAATACTAAAGATGGAGGTTTTATTATTTGTGGAACTGGAGGATTTATGAATAGAGATGATTATGATATTTTACTAATCAAAACCGACAATTTAGCAAGTAGTGGTTGCAATGAACAATTGCAAAACACAATTGGATCCATAGCTGGAGTTCAGACAACTAACCCAACACTGATTTTAACTTCTCGTAATAATAGACTAACATCTCCTGCATCTATAACTAAAAGTAGTGGAATTATAAATACGATTTGTACTTCTGTTGGGATAAATGAATTAACTCAAGAAATACCATTTTTAATTTTACCAAATCCTTCAAACGGTAATTTTATTATCAATTTTAATTATATGATTGAGGAGGGAAGAATTGAGCTATTTAATTGTCTTGGCGATAAAATATATAGCGACATAATTAATAAATCTTTCAAAAAATCAATTCATCTGAAAAATATTGAAGATGGTATTTATATGGCAAAAATCTATGATAAAGTCAAGTACGAAATAAAAAAAATAATGATTCAAGACAATTATTAA
- a CDS encoding DUF523 domain-containing protein, with protein sequence MTDRNYLNALRIPTATDPLRILMSACLTGVTCGYDGTANGTYPSALKFLNYDNIKLIKFCPEEYSFGTPRAMCDIHGGTGMDVLNGKAKVLTEHGEDWTEGMIQASERMLSLAIKENIEIAILMDISAACGSQVIYNGNRFIEHPYYLIGAGVCAAQLMLNGFKVISQRDFASLEIVYSKIDRKHSVDQAKLDHHEIEWYKNYFNTLDL encoded by the coding sequence ATGACAGATAGAAATTATTTAAACGCATTGCGAATTCCAACTGCAACTGATCCATTAAGAATATTAATGAGTGCTTGTTTGACGGGAGTGACTTGTGGATATGATGGCACTGCCAATGGAACATATCCCAGTGCCTTAAAATTTTTGAATTATGATAACATTAAATTAATTAAATTTTGTCCGGAGGAATATTCGTTTGGAACACCAAGAGCCATGTGCGACATCCATGGGGGAACAGGAATGGATGTCCTTAATGGCAAGGCAAAAGTACTGACTGAACATGGTGAAGATTGGACCGAGGGAATGATCCAGGCATCTGAAAGAATGTTAAGTCTAGCCATTAAGGAAAATATTGAAATTGCCATTTTGATGGATATAAGTGCAGCATGTGGCAGTCAGGTCATTTATAATGGAAATCGATTTATTGAACATCCTTACTATTTAATTGGTGCAGGTGTATGTGCTGCACAATTGATGTTGAATGGATTTAAGGTCATTAGCCAGCGGGATTTTGCATCGTTGGAAATAGTGTATTCAAAAATCGATCGTAAGCATTCTGTAGATCAAGCCAAATTAGATCATCATGAAATAGAATGGTATAAAAATTATTTCAATACATTAGATTTATAG
- the katG gene encoding catalase/peroxidase HPI, with product MTNGEGKCPFSGGTPKQSAGAGTRNRDWWPNLLKLNVLRQHSSLSDPMEQGFDYAEHFKTLDLAALKKDIVDLMTTSQDWWPADYGHYGPFFIRMAWHSAGTYRIADGRGGAGSGNQRFAPLNSWPDNANLDKARLLLWPVKKKYGKKISWADLMILAGNCALESMGFQTFGFAGGRADVWEPDEEIYWGSESKWLDDKRYSGDRELENPLAAVQMGLIYVNPEGPNGNPDPIAAARDIRETFSRMAMDDEETVALIAGGHTFGKTHGAGDPGKYVGPEPAAADIAEQGLGWKNTLGSGNGINTITSGLEGAWTTTPTKWSNNFFWNLFGYEWELFKSPAGAQQWRPKHGMGADSVPDAHDPNLRHAPIMLTTDLALRFDPIYEKISRRFHENPDQFADAFARAWFKLTHRDMGPRARYLGPEVPKEDLIWQDPLPTINYKQIDSQDIENLKHKILATDLTVSELVSTAWASASTFRGSDKRGGANGARIRLAPQKNWEVNQPDQLSKVLKTLELIQKEFNAAQSNGKQVSLADLIVLAGGVGIEKAAKNAGHQVLVPFTAGRADATQEQTDVESFAVLEPLADGFRNYLKSKYSSTAEEMLIDKAQLLNLTAPQMTVLIGGMRVLNTNFNRSKIGVFTKNPETLTNDFFVHLLDLGTTWKASSDAQEIFEGHDRKTGDHKWTGSRVDLIFGSNSELRAIAEVYACEDAQEKFIKDFIAAWTKVMNLDRYDVA from the coding sequence ATGACAAACGGCGAAGGCAAATGCCCGTTTTCAGGTGGAACACCAAAACAAAGCGCCGGAGCTGGCACTAGAAACCGAGATTGGTGGCCCAATTTATTGAAATTAAATGTTCTTAGACAACATTCTTCTCTATCTGATCCAATGGAGCAAGGATTTGATTATGCTGAACATTTCAAGACCCTTGATTTGGCAGCTCTAAAAAAAGATATTGTTGATTTAATGACCACATCTCAGGATTGGTGGCCAGCAGATTATGGACATTATGGTCCATTTTTCATTCGTATGGCTTGGCACAGCGCTGGAACATATCGTATTGCTGATGGTCGTGGAGGAGCCGGTTCGGGAAACCAAAGATTTGCCCCGCTAAACAGTTGGCCGGATAATGCAAACTTGGATAAAGCCCGATTACTTCTTTGGCCTGTCAAGAAAAAATATGGTAAAAAAATATCATGGGCTGATTTGATGATACTCGCCGGGAATTGCGCCCTTGAATCCATGGGCTTTCAAACTTTTGGTTTTGCCGGTGGGCGTGCTGATGTTTGGGAACCTGATGAAGAAATCTATTGGGGTTCTGAAAGTAAATGGTTGGATGACAAACGATATTCTGGTGATCGGGAATTAGAGAATCCACTCGCAGCAGTTCAGATGGGTCTTATATATGTAAACCCTGAAGGCCCAAATGGAAATCCTGATCCTATAGCCGCAGCTCGAGACATTCGTGAGACCTTTAGTCGAATGGCTATGGATGATGAAGAAACAGTGGCGCTAATCGCAGGAGGTCACACTTTTGGTAAAACACATGGTGCAGGTGATCCAGGCAAATATGTTGGTCCTGAACCAGCAGCCGCGGATATTGCAGAACAAGGCTTAGGTTGGAAAAATACTTTAGGTAGTGGAAATGGTATCAATACCATCACAAGTGGTCTTGAAGGAGCATGGACAACTACACCTACTAAATGGAGCAATAACTTTTTTTGGAATCTGTTCGGATATGAATGGGAATTATTCAAGAGTCCTGCAGGTGCTCAACAATGGAGACCAAAACATGGAATGGGTGCCGATTCAGTTCCCGATGCTCATGATCCAAATTTACGTCATGCACCGATCATGTTAACTACTGATTTAGCCTTGAGATTTGATCCTATTTATGAAAAAATTTCAAGACGTTTTCACGAAAACCCAGATCAGTTTGCAGATGCCTTTGCACGGGCTTGGTTTAAATTAACTCATCGTGACATGGGCCCTCGCGCCAGATATCTTGGTCCTGAAGTACCAAAAGAAGATCTTATCTGGCAAGATCCACTTCCAACCATCAACTACAAGCAAATAGATAGTCAGGATATCGAAAATTTGAAACATAAAATTTTAGCAACGGATTTAACCGTATCTGAATTGGTATCAACTGCCTGGGCTTCAGCATCTACATTTCGTGGATCAGACAAACGTGGTGGTGCGAATGGTGCTCGAATTCGTCTAGCACCTCAAAAAAATTGGGAAGTCAATCAACCGGATCAACTTTCAAAAGTTCTTAAAACACTCGAACTCATTCAAAAAGAATTCAATGCTGCTCAATCCAATGGCAAGCAAGTTTCTCTTGCAGATCTTATCGTGTTAGCTGGTGGCGTTGGTATTGAAAAGGCTGCTAAAAATGCAGGTCATCAAGTTTTAGTTCCATTTACTGCAGGACGAGCTGATGCTACACAAGAACAGACCGATGTAGAATCCTTTGCTGTATTGGAACCCTTAGCAGATGGCTTCCGCAATTATTTAAAATCTAAATACAGCTCAACTGCAGAAGAAATGCTCATCGACAAAGCTCAACTTTTAAACTTAACTGCACCACAAATGACAGTCCTTATTGGTGGCATGCGCGTGCTCAATACTAATTTCAATCGTTCAAAAATCGGTGTATTTACCAAGAATCCTGAGACGCTGACCAATGATTTCTTCGTGCACCTACTTGATTTAGGAACGACATGGAAAGCTAGCTCAGATGCTCAAGAAATCTTTGAAGGTCATGATCGAAAGACGGGAGACCATAAATGGACTGGAAGCCGAGTAGATCTCATTTTTGGATCTAACTCCGAACTTCGTGCTATAGCTGAAGTCTATGCTTGCGAAGATGCTCAAGAAAAATTCATCAAAGATTTTATTGCTGCATGGACTAAAGTGATGAACCTAGATCGTTATGATGTAGCTTAA